A single region of the Betta splendens chromosome 12, fBetSpl5.4, whole genome shotgun sequence genome encodes:
- the ankra2 gene encoding ankyrin repeat family A protein 2, translated as MDNVTMSAADGTAECPLVSEDMKGICVMPDLGAIKTEQSVGASPDDTGAQNVAMGIKFILPNRFDMNVCSRFVKSLNEEDSKNIQDQVNSDLEVASVLFKAECNIQTSPSPGIQVRHVYTPSTTKHFSPIKQSTTLTNKHRGNEVSSTPLLVHSLSIHQLAAQGEMVFLASRIEQETVINLQDEEGFTPLMWAAAHGQIAVVEFLLQNGADPNLLAKGRESALSLACSKGYTDIVKMLIDCGVDVNEYDWNGGAPLLYAVHGNHVRCVEILLESGADPTIESDSGFNAMDMAVAMGHRNVQQVMEAHLLKLLMGIRE; from the exons ATGGACAACGTTACTATGTCCGCCGCAGATGGGACCGCAGAGTGTCCTCTGGTGTCCGAGGACATGAAGGGGATCTGCGTAATGCCAGATCTGGGTGCTATCAAGACCGAGCAGTCGGTGGGCGCAAGCCCGGATGACACAGGTGCCCAAAACGTTGCCATGGGCATCAAGTTCATCCTTCCCAACCGCTTTGATATGAACGTCTGCTCAAGATTCGTCAAGTCGCTTAACGAGGAGGACAGCAAGAACATCCAGGACCAGGTGAACTCTGATCTGGAGGTggcttctgttttatttaaag CTGAGTGCAATATTCAGACCTCACCCTCCCCAGGTATACAAGTGCGTCATGTTTACACACCATCCACCACAAAACATTTCTCCCCGATCAAACAGTCCACCACACTCACCAATAAACACCGCGGCAATGAGGTTTCTTCCACACCTCTTCTCGTGCATT CATTGTCCATTCATCAACTAGCAGCCCAAGGAGAAATGGTGTTTCTAGCCAGCAGGATTGAACAAG AGACAGTGATCAATCTCCAGGATGAGGAAGGTTTTACCCCCCTGATGTGGGCAGCTGCACATGGACAAATTGCCGTTGTCGAGTTCCTGCTTCAAAAT GGTGCTGATCCTAACCTCCTGGCCAAAGGGAGGGAAAGCGCCTTATCTCTGGCGTGCAGTAAGGGTTACACAGACATTGTGAAGATGCTCATCGACTGTGGTGTAGATGTCAATGAATACGACTGG AATGGGGGAGCACCTCTGCTGTACGCTGTCCACGGGAACCATGTGCGCTGCGTTGAAATCTTGCTCG AGAGTGGTGCTGATCCAACCATTGAATCAGACTCTGGTTTTAATGCTATGGACATGGCTGTTGCTATGGGCCACAGAAATG tccAACAGGTTATGGAGGCACACTTACTGAAGTTACTGATGGGAATCAGAGAATAA
- the btf3 gene encoding transcription factor BTF3, producing the protein MKETIMNQEKLAKLQAQVRIGGKGTARRKKKVVHRTATADDKKLQFSLKKLGVNNISGIEEVNMFTNQGTVIHFNNPKVQASLAANTFTITGHAETKQLTEMLPGILNQLGADSLTSLRRLAEALPKQAADGKAPIAAVEEEDDDVPDLVENFDEASKDEAN; encoded by the exons ATGAAAGAAACAATTATGAATCAAGAAAAACTAGCCAAACTACAGGCACAAGTCCGCATCGGTGGAAAG GGCACTGCTCGCAGAAAGAAGAAGGTTGTACACAGAACAGCAACTGCAGATGATAAGAAGCTGCAGTTCTCCTTAAAGAAACTCGGTGTCAACAACATTTCTGGTATTGAAGAG GTTAACATGTTTACAAATCAAGGAACAGTCATCCACTTCAACAACCCCAAAGTGCAGGCCTCCCTCGCAGCGAACACCTTCACCATCACTGGCCACGCCGAGACTAAGCAGCTGACCGAGATGCTGCCCGGCATCCTGAACCAGCTGGGAGCCGACAGCCTGACGAGCCTCAGGAGACTCGCCgaggctctgcccaaacagg ctgcagatggaaaaGCGCCGATTGCTGCAGtagaagaggaagatgatgatgttCCAG ATCTGGTGGAGAATTTTGATGAAGCATCCAAGGATGAAGCTAACTAG